The proteins below come from a single Megalops cyprinoides isolate fMegCyp1 chromosome 5, fMegCyp1.pri, whole genome shotgun sequence genomic window:
- the LOC118778193 gene encoding zinc finger protein 436-like produces the protein MSKSKKLTAFLESSLNEIFKATVSDILESVEETLSEYQGRIQRIETENEDLRRRLQKRDEEQGASEKEAEEEPSAPHLPESERGAFLKDLRAKQPTASIQKQVIQPKLNDGKLGLAERRRYRQRARESFHHKAEPPVERSPQAQSTSGLEGAEKLSGRAVSPIKFAYVQNESDTEDGCAIDLSKTRSPLNLATKAIKTERSEAEYASREHYADPNSPHCSDPDSRDSDCDVRVTIVSDSHMTVETSDDEAKYLEQSEPEESDERGSEMCRDGAREAFSDVKPEFGSDDLFLQEWVQGVGSAGAEGSLATESGQQDGLSGNLQASEIALNSFKSEFTRTPQGFYHCTLCEKTFSRLGSLNIHLRSHSGEKAHCCNYCGKRFSRADLLKSHKRTHTGEKPYSCNLCGKSYGHPGQLRIHKRVHTGERPYCCPHCGKRFSEHNQLKVHLRTHTGERPYSCSVCKKTFSNAGNLRIHQRIHTGEKPYCCGQCGKRFNGMGDLKTHYRVHTGERPYHCDLCEKTFSQAGHLTIHKRMHTGEKPYSCSECGKKFSVASSLKLHLRTHTGEKLYSCSFCGKSFSRSGHLKRHEQVHTKDKLYSCTHCERSYSDQSTLKKHMKVHTGDEPFTQSEESTSGTDAPSNNQLNQTE, from the exons ATGTCTAAATCGAAGAAGTTAACAGCGTTTCTAGAATCTTCTTTGAATGAGATCTTTAAAGCTACTGTGAGTGACATATTGGAGTCGGTAGAAGAGACCCTTTCAGAATATCAAGGTAGAATACAACGAATCGAGACCGAGAACGAGGATCTGAGACGAAGGCTGCAGAAACGAGATGAAGAACAGGGCGCGTCAGAGAAGG AAGCTGAAGAAGAACCCAGTGCCCCCCACCTTCCAGAATCCGAAAGAGGGGCTTTCCTCAAGGATCTGCGTGCTAAACAACCCACAGCGTCCATCCAGAAGCAGGTGATCCAGCCGAAGCTGAACGATGGCAAACTGGGCCTTGCGGAGAGGCGCAGGTACAGGCAGAGAGCACGGGAGAGCTTTCACCACAAAGCAGAGCCCCCGGTCGAGCGCAGTCCTCAAGCACAAAGCACGTCAGGGCTGGAGGGCGCCGAAAAGCTCTCCGGCAGGGCCGTGTCTCCCATTAAATTTGCGTACGTTCAGAACGAGTCTGACACAGAAGACGGCTGTGCCATCGATCTCTCAAAAACGCGGTCTCCTCTTAACCTGGCCACCAAGGCCATCAAAACAGAGAGGAGTGAGGCAGAATACGCGAGCAGGGAACACTATGCCGATCCCAATTCTCCCCACTGTTCAGACCCAGACTCAAGGGACAGCGATTGTGATGTCAGAGTCACGATTGTGTCGGACAGTCACATGACTGTGGAGACAAGTGATGACGAAGCCAAATACCTGGAGCAGTCCGAACCAGAGGAGTCTGATGAAAGAGGGAGCGAGATGTGCCGTGATGGTGCAAGAGAAGCGTTCAGTGACGTCAAACCAGAATTCGGCTCCGACGATCTCTTCCTTCAAGAGTGGGTCCAGGGAGTGGGTTCAGCTGGAGCGGAAGGGAGTTTGGCCACAGAGAGCGGGCAGCAGGATGGTCTCTCCGGTAATCTCCAGGCCTCAGAGATAGCCCTGAACTCATTTAAATCAGAGTTCACCAGAACGCCCCAAGGTTTCTACCACTGTACTCTGTGTGAGAAAACCTTCAGTCGGTTGGGGTCACTGAACATACACCTGAGGAGTCACAGTGGCGAGAAGGCGCATTGCTGCAACTACTGCGGAAAGCGCTTCAGTCGAGCAGATCTCCTCAAGTCACACAAGCGCACTCACACCGGAGAGAAACCATACAGCTGCAATCTGTGTGGGAAGAGTTACGGTCACCCGGGCCAACTTAGAATACATAAGCGAGTTCACACTGGAGAGAGACCATACTGCTGCCCTCACTGTGGGAAAAGGTTCAGTGAGCACAATCAGCTCAAAGTGCACCTTCGGACTCACACAGGCGAAAGACCATACAGTTGCAGTGTTTGCAAAAAGACATTCAGTAATGCAGGGAACCTTAGAATCCACCAGAGGATCCACACTGGGGAGAAACCCTATTGTTGCGGGCAGTGTGGTAAGAGGTTCAATGGTATGGGTGACCTCAAAACACATTACAGAGTTCACACAGGTGAGAGACCCTACCATTGCGACCTCTGTGAAAAAACTTTCAGTCAGGCAGGACACCTTACCATACACAAGAGGATGCACACAGGGGAAAAACCGTACAGCTGCTCTGAGTGTGGGAAGAAGTTTAGCGTGGCCAGCAGCCTCAAGCTGCACCTGCGGACTCACACGGGAGAGAAACTGTACAGTTGCTCTTTctgtgggaagagcttcagcCGCTCTGGACACCTTAAAAGACATGAGCAAGTTCACACAAAAGACAAACTGTACAGCTGCACCCACTGTGAGAGGAGTTACAGTGACCAGTCAACCcttaaaaaacacatgaaagtaCATACAGGTGATGAACCATTTACACAAAGTGAAGAGAGTACAAGTGGGACCGATGCCCCAAGTAATAATCAGCTAAATCAGacagaataa